The sequence ATCCAGCACGCCACCATCGATGATCAAATCCACCAGCTTTTCGAGCTGCTCACGGATCAGCTGCGGATCGTATTCCGCCTCTGTCTCATTGGGCATAATCAAACTACCGGACATTAACGGCTCGCCCAGCGCTTCTAATAACGCCAAGGTAATGGGGTTATTCGGTACCCTCAGGCCAATGGTTTTACGCTTAGGATTTTGCAGACGCTTAGGCACTTCTTTAGTGGCGCGCAAAATAAAGGTATAAGCACCTGGAGTATTATTTTTCATCAATCTAAAAGCACCGTTATCCACTCGCGCGTAAAACGACAGCTCGGATAAATCTCGGCACACTAGAGTGAAGTTGTGATCTTTTTCTAGCTTACGGATGCGGCAAATGCGCTCCATAGCGTTTTTGTCACCCACCAAGCAGCCAATGGCATAGCCAGAGTCGGTGGGATAGACCAAAACACCCCCTTGGCGAATAATAGCCACCGCTTGATTGATCAAGCGTGGCTGGGGGCTTTCGGGGTGCAGTTCAAAATACTGACTCATGATTCCTCCCGGAATGATTTAAATAAAACGCGTCCACACTGGGGTCGCTTCTTTGGGCAACCATAATTGGCGCCCCAGTTCACGCCACGGGCTGGGAAAATGAAAATCCGACCCCACTGACGCTGCTAAATTGTATTCTTTGCTCCACTCGCCCAAGGTGGCTCGCTCTTGAGGGCTTTGCTGCCCCATGGACACTTCCATGGCATCACCACCGGCCTCAGCAAAGGCGACAATCATTTTTCTCACCCACTTGTTCGACAAGTCATAACGGGTGGGATGCGCCAATACCGCCACGCCGCCCGCTTGCTGAATGGCGCTAATGGCCGCTTCAAGCGAGCACCAATTAGGCGGCGCATAGCCGGTGTTGCCGCGGCTAATAAATTTCTTGAACACCTTAGGTATAGACTCAGCCGCGCCCTGACTCAACAACCATTTCGCCATATGGGTGCGGGTAATGGGTGCGTCACCGGCCAAAGCACGCGCGCCTTCATAGGCACCCGGAAAATTAGCTTTCTCTAAGCGCTCGGCCATTAAGTGGGCTCGTTGCTCGCGCCTAACTTGCTGCTCGGCCAACAAGTCATTCAGGCCTTCGTGGTCGAGCGCAATATTAAGCCCCACCACGTGGACCTCGAGCGCTTGCCATAAACAGGATATTTCTACGCCGTTAATTAAGCGCACGCCATGTTTGTCTGCCGCCACTGCCGCCTCGGCTAATCCGCCTAGAGTGTCGTGGTCGGTCAGCGCTAATATATCCACCTCTTTTTCGGCGGCACGCGCCATCAGCTCGGTGGGTGTTAATTGACCATCAGAAGCGGTGGAATGACTGTGCAAATCGATGCGTATTAAAATAATCCTGTCCTCAGGGTTGACTTGGCACCCCTAATATCGTTTAACTGTATACAGTTTCAGTTCAACGAGCAGAGCGTCATGCTTTTTCAAGACTTAGTTCAGCAACACTCCACACTCCCTAGTGCTATCCAAGATAGTTCTAGCCAAGGCATTACTTGGTGGTGGCACACTCCTTAATTGCGGGTGTGATTTGCTGTCTTCGTCTCAAAGTCTCAGCGAACATAAAAGCCCGCCCCAGTGCGGGCTTTTTTATTATCCAGCAAAAGGTGGCGCGATGAAACCAAAGCAGCGTAATTTTTGGCGATGGCAACCCCAATCGAGACTAACTCCAATCGCAACGGCATTCGTCACCATCATAGACGAAGACATTGCTAGCCAGGTGATCAGGCAAATCCCTGATGACCGAGATTAACAAATAAGGAATATCCCATGGCGCATGGTTCGCTCCACGTCTTACTGCAAGATGCACCCTATACCGATGATCCGCTGGCGTTATTTGCCGCCCTAACTCAAGCTGGCGACAACAGCATGCTACTGGAGTCGGCAGAAATTGATACCAAAGCCGGCACTCAAAGCCTGTTAATGCTGGATGCGTGTGTACGCCTCGTTTGCCAAGGCCGCACCGTTACGCTAACCGCCTTAAATGCCAATGGCTTACCGGCATTAGACTTAGTTGAGCAAGCACTCGGCGGCGAACGTGCTGCAAAGTCTGCTTCTCTGCAGCAGCTCACGGTCACCTTCCCCCAAGCGGACGACACCCTAGACGAAGACAATCGCTTAAAAGCGCCGTCGGTGCTGGAAACCTTGCGGCTGATCTTAACACGTTTTAGTGCAAATCTTGGCCAACAACATGTATTTATGGCCGGCACTTTCGCCTATGACCTCATTGCCTCTTTCGAGCAGTTAGAGGGGGTGCCTGAGGGCATTAACGCTTGTCCTGATTTTTGCTTTTATCTCGCCGAAACGCTGATCACTCTGGATCATAAACAAGACAGCGCCCAGTTAACGGCCTGTGTGTTTGACCCAGCCGAACAAGACCGATTGCAAGCACGCCTTGATGCGCTCGCTATCAGTTGCGGCCAAACTCATCCGCAACCCACGGCGGACACCCAATTGCAGGGTAAAATTCAAGTCAGCAAGAGCGACGCAGAATTTAAAGCAGATGTGATTAATCTTAAAGAGCACATAAAGATCGGCAATATTTTTCAAGTGGTGCCTTCACGCAGCTTTAGCCTGCCCTGCCCACGCCCGTTGGCTGCCTATCGTAAGCTTAAGCAGACCAACCCCAGCCCGTATCTTTTTTATGTGAACGACCAAGACTTCACCCTATTTGGCGCCAGTCCTGAAAGCTCGGTCAAATTTGATCATGCTAGCCGCATGGTAGAAATGTATCCCATTGCCGGCACCCGCAAGCGCGGCCTCAATAAAGACGGCAGCATTAATCTCGACTTAGACGGTCGTATCGAATTAGAGCTGCGCCAAGACGCCAAAGAAACCGCCGAGCACCTGATGCTGGTGGACTTAGCCCGCAACGACATTGCGCGCATTAGCGAGCCCGGCAGCCGCTACGTGAAAGACTTATTAAGTGTGGATCGCTACAGCCACGTCATGCACTTGGTGTCTCGCGTAGTCGGTACGCTGCGCCATGACTTAGATGCACTGCACGGTTATCAGGCTTGCATGAACATGGGTACGCTCACCGGTGCACCCAAAATTCGCGCCAGCGCGCTTATCCGCGAAGTAGAACAGCAACGTCGTGGTAGCTACGGCGGTGCCGTGGGGTATGTAAACGGCAATGGCGATATGGATACCTGCATCGTTATTCGCTCGGCCTTTGTTAGTAACGGCGTGGCCCATGTGCAAGCCGGTGCCGGTGTGGTCTATGACTCAGACCCGCAAGCCGAAGCCGATGAAACGCGCAGCAAAGCAGCGGCAGTACTCAACGCCATCGCACTGGCCCACGGCAGCACACTGGCGGAGGTGAGCCATGACTAATACCGTTTTCTTACTCGATAACTACGACTCTTTTACCTATAACTTAGTCGACCAATTTCGCAGCCTCGGCAGTAACGTTAAGGTCTATCGCAACACGGTACCGGTGGCGCAATTAATGGCCGCCATGGAAGCCAGTGAGCAGCAAAATGAGCGTCCGATCTTGGTATTATCGCCAGGCCCAGGCGTGCCCAGTGCGGCCGGCAATATGCCAGCCCTGATCACTACCTGCATCGGCCGTTTCCCTATCTTGGGTATTTGCTTAGGCCATCAAGCATTGGTCGAGCACTACGGCGGCGTGGTAGAAAGTGCCGGTGAAATTAAGCACGGCAAAAGCTCGCTTATTACGCACAACGGCCAAGGGGTATTTGCCAATTTATCTAACCCCTTGCCCGTGGCCCGTTATCACTCATTAGTGGGTACGCACATTCCCAGCGCTTTGCCGGTGATTGCCGATTACCAAGGCATGACCATGGCAGTACAAGATACCGCCAAGCGAGTGCTGGGCTTTCAGTTTCATCCCGAGTCCATTATGACCACAGAAGGCGAGCAACTGCTGGCCCAGAGTTTGGCCTTTTTAAGCGCGCCAGAAGGCAAGGCCATGGATCAGCTGTTTCGCGGCGAGCACATTAGTCGCGCCCAGTCTCATGGCTTATTTAGCGAGCTGCTCAAAGGCGACATGGATCAAATGACCATGGCCTCTTTGCTGACGGTGCTAAAAATGAAAGGCGAAACACCAGATGAGATTGCCGGTGCCGCCCAAGCACTGCTGGATGCGGCCTCGCCCTTCCCGCGCCCTGAATACGCGTTTTGCGATATAGTTGGCACCGGCGGCGATGGTATGAATACCATTAACGTCTCCACTACCTCGGCCTTAGTAGCCGCAGCCTGTGGCATTAAGGTGGCCAAGCACGGCAACCGTGGCGTGTCTTCTAAGTCCGGCTCGTCCGACTTACTGGAGCAATTGGGCATAGATCTGAATATGAGTGCCGAGCAAGCCCGCCGCTGCCTCGATGAAGTGAACGTCTGCTTCTTGTTTGCGCCCAATTATCACGGTGGTATTCGCCACGCCCAACCGGTGCGCAAAGCGCTGAAAACTCGCACCATCTTTAACGTGCTGGGCCCGCTTATTAACCCTGCACGGCCCGACTTTATGCTGCTCGGTGTTTACTCCGAGCAATTGGTGCGTCCCATCGCCGACACCTTACTGGCCATGGGCCTTAAGCGTGGCATGGTAGTACACGGCAGCGGTTTAGATGAAATTGCCATTCATGGCCCCACCTCGGTGGCAGAGATTCTTGACGGTGAGATCAGTGAATACACTATTACCCCCGAAGAATTAGGCCTAGAGCGCTATGACATTAGCGCCATTGCCGGCGGCGAGCCCAGCGAAAACAAAGCCATTACCGTGGCTTTATTGCAAGGCGGCGG comes from Oceanisphaera profunda and encodes:
- the trpD gene encoding anthranilate phosphoribosyltransferase, with amino-acid sequence MDQLFRGEHISRAQSHGLFSELLKGDMDQMTMASLLTVLKMKGETPDEIAGAAQALLDAASPFPRPEYAFCDIVGTGGDGMNTINVSTTSALVAAACGIKVAKHGNRGVSSKSGSSDLLEQLGIDLNMSAEQARRCLDEVNVCFLFAPNYHGGIRHAQPVRKALKTRTIFNVLGPLINPARPDFMLLGVYSEQLVRPIADTLLAMGLKRGMVVHGSGLDEIAIHGPTSVAEILDGEISEYTITPEELGLERYDISAIAGGEPSENKAITVALLQGGGSPAQQGVIALNVAPLLVMSGQAETLKEAVVQVLAVLKSGKAMDVANKLAELSQC
- a CDS encoding anthranilate synthase component 1; translated protein: MAHGSLHVLLQDAPYTDDPLALFAALTQAGDNSMLLESAEIDTKAGTQSLLMLDACVRLVCQGRTVTLTALNANGLPALDLVEQALGGERAAKSASLQQLTVTFPQADDTLDEDNRLKAPSVLETLRLILTRFSANLGQQHVFMAGTFAYDLIASFEQLEGVPEGINACPDFCFYLAETLITLDHKQDSAQLTACVFDPAEQDRLQARLDALAISCGQTHPQPTADTQLQGKIQVSKSDAEFKADVINLKEHIKIGNIFQVVPSRSFSLPCPRPLAAYRKLKQTNPSPYLFYVNDQDFTLFGASPESSVKFDHASRMVEMYPIAGTRKRGLNKDGSINLDLDGRIELELRQDAKETAEHLMLVDLARNDIARISEPGSRYVKDLLSVDRYSHVMHLVSRVVGTLRHDLDALHGYQACMNMGTLTGAPKIRASALIREVEQQRRGSYGGAVGYVNGNGDMDTCIVIRSAFVSNGVAHVQAGAGVVYDSDPQAEADETRSKAAAVLNAIALAHGSTLAEVSHD
- the rnm gene encoding RNase RNM produces the protein MRIDLHSHSTASDGQLTPTELMARAAEKEVDILALTDHDTLGGLAEAAVAADKHGVRLINGVEISCLWQALEVHVVGLNIALDHEGLNDLLAEQQVRREQRAHLMAERLEKANFPGAYEGARALAGDAPITRTHMAKWLLSQGAAESIPKVFKKFISRGNTGYAPPNWCSLEAAISAIQQAGGVAVLAHPTRYDLSNKWVRKMIVAFAEAGGDAMEVSMGQQSPQERATLGEWSKEYNLAASVGSDFHFPSPWRELGRQLWLPKEATPVWTRFI
- a CDS encoding L-threonylcarbamoyladenylate synthase — its product is MSQYFELHPESPQPRLINQAVAIIRQGGVLVYPTDSGYAIGCLVGDKNAMERICRIRKLEKDHNFTLVCRDLSELSFYARVDNGAFRLMKNNTPGAYTFILRATKEVPKRLQNPKRKTIGLRVPNNPITLALLEALGEPLMSGSLIMPNETEAEYDPQLIREQLEKLVDLIIDGGVLDPKPTTVIELYDDTPVIARVGAGDTTPFE